The nucleotide window GCAGCCTCTGCTTCTTTCTGCAGCGCAGCGTATCTCTGCCAGAGCTCAGGGTGCTCCTTACTGCCGGCCTTGTGCAGCAAAGTGACATGGAATTTTGGCTGTATGCGTCGTGTTTGTTTGAGTTGTGTATAAAGCCGCGAAGTTGTAGGTGGGGTGGCTTTGAAAGCTTGCTCAAGAGCATTGTTGACCTCCTGGGTCGAAATGCCCACAGCCATGTATTCcatctttcttggcttctgAACTTTAGGTTTTTGCTGCTGCGGGTAACTTTTTTTGCCCCTGTCAGGTATATCGTGCCTGAAATCTGGTTTGTAGCCGAGGGCGTAATCCATCGCAGCGTCAAATGCTGCAGCAGAGGGAATCTCTTTGACAAGATTTGGAAACAACTTGTGGAGTTGTGTAACAAGAGTTTCGAGATTCTGTCGGCTGCTAGCTGTAGGATCAAGGTCGATCACAGCATCGAACCCATCGTCGGGTCGAGAGTGCGGATTGCAAGCTTCATATCGGTTGATAAAGCCCTCCATTACACCAATGAACTTCTCTTTATCGCTTGCTGCATGGATAGTCTGGTGGTTATCACCCCTGGCAATAATTCTTTCCTGGGTAATTCGCCGAATCTCATCGATtgactcttcatcatgcttgAAGTTCATGCAGACAAGCTTGGCAGAAGAATGCTGAAGCTTCACATCCGTAATGATCTGCTTCCGTTCGTGTCTCTGTGCGTTGTTTCGGTCTGCAATCACGGCAGGATGGTCTTTGAGTTCGTCCAACACCATCTTTGTGAAGCGTGGAGGCCGGCCCTTGCCAGAGATATTGTCGTTTTGAACATGACCCCAACCGAAAAGGTGCGAGAGTCCCATAGCGAGGGTTGTCTTGCCACAGCCAATGGTGGCAATAGGGCACAGAATAACATCACGAGTGACCTCTGTCATTACAAGAGGATCCAGCTCTCCCATATTAGCTGCATCTGCACCGTTAATGTTCTTGAATTTCAAGAAGTCATCGCGGAGAGCGATGATCCCGTGGTTATTGTTGTACTCCTTTCCCAGCTTTGGGTCTGCGGCAAGTCGTCTTCGGGCGTAAAGCAGATACTCCTCGGTGATTTTGGTGTGTTTCTTGAACTTTGGCTGTTTTCCAGCAATCAAGGCCTTAGTACACTCTCTCCACTGGCGGTACATCAGGTATGGCTCCTCAAACTTGTACTTGAAAAACCAGTCGCGATATGGATGTGTAGAAGGGTCGTGGGACATCTTGCAACGTATAACAAAACCCTCGACATCGCGACCATCGTGTGCTCCAGTTTCAGCTACTTCTTCGAGGAAAGCCTTGACTTGGTGGATGTCGTCCATTGTGATAAGACCCGTTTTACGAAACGCCCACTCATCGGCAAACTCTTGAACGAAACGGCTGGGGTAGGTAGCGAACTCGGGTAGGTTGAGGTTAATACCATGGAGATATAGCCCAGCCTTATCTGGACCGTATGCTAAGATGTGCTCCTCGAATTGGTCATCACAAAGCTCCGCTACGGCAGTCACGTTCCTCTTGCGGAGCTCTCGTGCAAGATCTGCTTTCGTCTTGCCAACGGCAGCCAGTTGTTGTTCTAGGCGCTTCTCTCCGGCGCTAGCATGGCTGACTTGGATGTCATCTCGGTCACCAGTCGAGTGCTTGCTGCACACAATCAATGTGTCGTCTTCCAATCCGGCAATGAAAATGATGCAGCCGTTCTCCTTGAGTGTCAGCTCGTAGGGGCCTTGGGTCCGTGTGAAGATGTTCTCCCACTTGGTCTCATGAACCTCGTTAACATTGAAGAACTTGTCGTAGCCTCTCACGGCGATTTCTGGCTCGTTTCGTCGTGTCCTGGTAGTGAAGAGGCCGCGCGCATATGTGGGCAAATCACGTCGCTTGTAATCCCAGTCCTGCAAGCGCCAGGAGTCGACTTGGATGCCATCCGCTGATCCTTTAACATCGAACGTTGTCTTTTTGATTGCGAATCCGCCGCGTTTCTTGTCCTTTCGGGCACTGTCCAAAGCACGCACCACGTTCGCTACGGCTTGAACGTCCTGGGGAGCATAAGGGGCAGACATTCTGTCGAGagccgttgaagaagctcgaatATTCTGGTGATTCGTGGTGACTCTGCTGAGGGGTGTGAGAAGAGAACGCAGAGAACGACGGTAAGCAAgcatgaggttgatggcGATGGTTCTCAGGCAAGATGAGACGCTTTCCTCACTCGAGGGGCAGGCAATCTTCTGTCAAGTGATCTGAGCCAGCTTATTCCAGCAAACCCAAAGGATTGTTTTCCGGAATCCTGAGCATCTGAGATCTGGAGGAACTCACTTTTTTAAAAATCCGAGTCAAGGAAAGAGTCGCGGGCGTGATGATGCTGCAGTTGCTTACAGTGCCCTGTCAAGTGAACTGAACTGGACAACAGTGTGCGTATTATTGTGCACAAAGGGTATCTGTAAATGTGTATAAACTGAAACCAGATAAAGTATTGCCACTGGCTGGGCCTTTATATGTAGACCGGGTCCGCGATGTTATTTCTGTAGACGCAGCTCAAATGAGGTTGTGGCGGTTGTGCTAAGGTTGATGCGGGCCAGGAATAAGTCGAAAACTGCCTTACGGCACCGCCTCAATAAAGAACGAACTTAGACTCTCTTAGTGAGTCAGGCCGCTATTGGGAGCAAGGGCCACACGGAAGAGAAATTAATGTTCAATCAAAGTCCCAGACTTTTGTGTTCAAGTTCGGAAACTGGTAGACCTTTTACTGAGTCATCCCATGGATCCTTTCACTATCAGGTCAGGCAAGCACTTTGGATGTAGAGGGGCAAAGTACTAACTCTGGATGGGTCTTACCCTGGAATGATGGCCTTGCTGTGTCTGATGCGTCACGCCGGCAATAATCGAGCACCAGGTGTAGGAAAAGGGTTAAAGATGACTTATAAGGGATAGATTAGTTGATAGAGCTTGCCTTCTGCCTAATAGAAGACCATGTATTGATCTGGGTAGGCACCCAATTGAGGAAATCCTAATATTTGGTCAGTCGTCATGATGGGTTGTGGGGTTCCACATGCAAGCTACCCCGCCAAAAATCTTCTACATGCAAAGTTTCAAAGGTTTCGACACTGACGACGCGACAAGCTAGAAACCTATCTTAACTTTGTACATAGAAGGAACTATTCCGACCTCATTCTTCGTCACAAAACAGCACCGAATAGAAATTTACAATCATGGCTACCCCAAACCCATTCCTTCTTGCAGCCGATAACAACCCCACGTTGCTGCCCCTCCTCCGAGAGAACCCAGCACTCGCATCATCGCAAGATGAGCATGGTTATTCACTCGTCCACGCCGCTGCCAGCTACAATCATCTCGACCTCCTGCGAGCGCTAGTCCGCGAGTTCAATGTCGACGTCGACCTGAAAGATGAGGACAACGAGACTGCCTTGTTTGTTGTCGAAACCCAAGATGCGGCGCAGGTCCTCGTCGAAGAGCTCGGAGCAAACATCAACCACCGGGGATCAGAAGGGTTAACAGCTAGAGAAAAGATTGAAGCGGAAGCTGAATTTCCTGCTGTTGCGGAATACCTAGCCATGatcgaagccaagaaggccgatgATCCTGCCTCGACCGCAGCGGCTGTCATGCCTGAAGTTATCCCCCACCCTCCAGAGGGAATGAAGGTTACTGTTGGCACGATGGACGAGACCACAGACATTCCCGAGGAAATCGACCCAGAGTTCCGAAGAAGAATCGAGGAACTGGCTCAACGCGACGATTTCAATACccctcaaggtcaagccgAGCTGCGGAAGTTGGTTGAGGATGCTGTTCTGGGTGAGGGTGGTGTCGGGGATGAACGAAACGTGCGATCAAAGCAAGATTAGGAGTTCAATCCGACGATTTTGTCTCCCACATGAGATACCTCCCGGCCGCGCTGGGTGGTCTCAGGATAGTGAGGTCATCACTGTTGCCAGATACacttctcgagaagctcgtAGCACTAAGGGAAACCCATGCCCTCGAAGGACAAGCAACTAGCACATCCATGAGCAAGCCACGAAGCCACTGTGCTGACATGAAACCCTCCCAACTCAACTTGCAGACCTTGGATTCCTTGGGATCGTCGCCTGGCACAGAATACCTTGAAAGATAGGGGTCGATGCTGTCACGAGGCTCCACACGCGAGCTACCAAGGCGAATGAGTGAGAGCCACTCGTAAACTTCTGTGGCAAAGTATTCCAGAGACTCGCGATCATTTTCAGAGAGAACCTCTGGGTCGACATCGAGACTTGGTTGAAGAACAGCGATATCCTGCGATATGTTGGATGTTGATGTACAAGCTGTGGGAGAGAACTTTTGCAGGGGATCAGGATTCGGGGCTTGGAAAGCATTAGTATGAGATCTACATACGGGTTTAGAGAGCCTGATTGTGCTTACTTTGGGTTGTGCTATTGCAGAAGAGCCATGTCATGGGTTGAGTGAAGACAGACTTGCAGGCATAGATCAGCCTGTCATAGCCTTTGTGTCCTCGAAGCATGGATGGATCTCTAAGGTTGTATGTTACCACTTCACGAGAGTTAGCTGTTGTTCCTGGCACTTGTTATCTGGCCACTCACCCCAACGTGGTTTTGACCCTCTCCCACCCTTTGCACCATATGGTTTACCAACAAGTCCTGCACGTTCATACGTCTCCTTGTCCACGAACATGGTTAATATACCTGCTAAGCGTTAGTATATAATCTCTAAGGATTTGATCCAGCTGTATACCTTCGCGCAAGGTAAATAGTGTGCTAACCGCTGTCTGTCCCTCCGAGAGCATCATGATATCACCTGGAAACAGGGTCAACGTCAGAAACACTTAACCACAGAGCGAACTGCTTGCCCTTTTTGATGTACTCAGTAAAAAAGTCGCCTTGGAGAATATCTCCAAGCGACATTACTACCTTTGAGTAGCGAGGGGCATTTTGAGCGTTGCTCAGCTGCTGACAAGCAGCATCGTAGGCCTCTGAAGGTAGAATTAGATCAACCTAACCTCAGTTCAGTATTTAATTCATTCTGAGCGTCCATGCTTGTTCAAACCTTATGAATGAAATCCAACGACATAACTGCGGTCCAAGGCTTGCCCTTGCGAGGAGCTTGCTTGGTATCAAGGTAACCCATAGTGCCGTATGAAACAAAACATTTTGGCGATTGATAAATCGACGGCGCAGCAGCTGGAAACATGGTTGAAGGTCAGGAAAAGTATGATATTATACCGTGTGTGATGCCGAATGCTGTTTCTGCGCGTGTGTAAGTCGCAAACGCGAGGTGCTGGGTAACACAAATGGAACGTTTTGGTTAGCCGGGTTTTTCTCGGCGAATTTTTCTCACCAGATCAGAATCTAAAGAGGATCTCTTGGTCGAGCTGCATCCTCAACTCTGCAAATCACTGAATTTTCCAGATATTTTGTACTGTGAAGCACTGAACGCTCTTAAGGTTCATATCTGGCCGTGGAATAACCGCAGTAAAGCAATTTCCTGATCAATGAAGTCAGGCATTTGGTGTGACTTCCCCCACCACTTCAAGTCACAAATCCTAGGGTAAACTGAACTTCCTCTTACACAACAAGATTCACCAGAAACTGAAAATTGAGATGGATTTTCTCATCAAATTTGCTCAGGCGCATGAGACCTTTCGGGTCCCTGAGATCGAGGCTTTGGCCTTGGTTGAAGGCCTGGATATGAAAATAGTCGACTATAGCCAAGACGTCTGTTCTCCCATGAATAATATTGGTTAAACCCAGAAACTTACTGTGAATAGTCCCCATTTTGTATCGTGCACCTTGATTCGGTTGAATCGGCTAAGCGTCTGGCCAAGAGATCAATTCTCATTCAATCTATCCATGAGCTCTGGGGCAAAGGAAGCACACTGGATGTACTTCATGAATCAGTCAAGACAAACACATCTCATGTCTGGGATAGTTATCTTGGAAAATCATTCAAGTTCGATGTTGACCCATACCAAGGAACTCGTTCAGCCAAAAAGAGGATCGAACTTATCAACTCTTTCCGATTTCTGGGCTGGACTGGGCCTGTGAAAATGACCAACCCTGACAACTTGTTCACCATCTTCGAGATGTGGCCTTATAACAGCGTCCCCTTGAATATTCCGGACCCCACAATGATGTATCTCGCACGACATGTAGGGAACTCATCGCGAGAACTTTTGGTCAAGTTCGACCTCAAGAAGCGAGGATATATCTCAACGACGAGTATGGACTCTGAGCTCGCTCTCGTCACTGCCAACCTTGCACTCGCCGCCCCTGGCAAGCTATTCTATGATCCGTTCGTTGGAACTGGTTCCTTTCCCATCGCCTGTGCCCATTTCGGTGCCCTTGCATTCGGAAGCGATATCGATGGTCGAAGCATCCGCGGCGAGGGTGGCAACAAGAGTTTGAAAGGCAACTTTGACCAGTATGGCATTGGGTCTTGCTTAGGAGACGTATTCTCAGCCGACTTGACCAACACACCAATTAGGAGGCATCTTCGTACATGGGATGGAATTGTTTGTGATCCTCCATATGGCGTGAGAGAAGGGCTGAGGGTTCTTGGACTCCGTGACCCTGAGAAGACCCCCTGGTTGATAGAGCAGGGGAAGCAACATGGAATGCACGTAATGTCCTAGCCGTTCGATTTGCGCATTCGCTGACTATCGCAGGAAGCCAACTTATGTGCCACCTAAGAAGCCTTATAGCTTTCTGGTGATGCTCGATGATATCTTGACTTTTGCAGCTGAGACTCTGGTGGATGAAGGGCGACTGTCATTCTGGATGCCAACAGCTAACGACGAAGACCAAGAGATTCCCGTACCTAGCCATCCTTACATGGGAGTTGTGTCTGTCTGTACCCAGCCGTTCAACAAGTGTGAGTTGCCGCTGAAGCCTTGTTGCTAATCCTGCACCTGCTGACATTTCGCAGGGTCAAGGAGACTCATCACCTACCGTCGGCTCCCCGACTCACAGGTCTCGCAAGAGGCCCTCGAGGCTTACACAAATCGACAGAAGCTCACATTGAACGGAACATCGGCAGACGAACTCAACCCGTTTCGACGTGGATATTTCAAAAAGTTCGAGGCCGAAGAATAAAACCTCGCTTACAGGAAAGACTTCGCTTTGCTCCCATCAAAGACTTCCTATGCTCCGCATTCATGTGATAAACTGCCCATAAAACCCAAATCCTGATTACCCACAAAAGCAACATACGTAGGCACGTCAAGATGTCATGATAGCGGGCCCTAACCCTTCCCGTATTCCCATCTATATGTTGTTATAACAGTGCTGGATATCCCAAACCGGTCCTGCAACAAAACCAAGGCGATGACTGGCGATGTGCTTGTAGCGGCGCCGCGCTCCAAGCTTGTAGTATGCTTTGTACTGAGGTAGCCGTAAGTTTAACGAAATTCGGTAGCGGCAAAGCATCCCTGGTCGGGGACATGCTTCAGCTCCAATTGCTGGAACCTGTTACCGATTAGTATGCAGGAATTGACGCGTGATTGATATTGGTATGGGGAACAAACTTTTCGCTTTTAGAGTGGAAGTAAATACCGCTTACTTCACCCTTGACCT belongs to Fusarium oxysporum Fo47 chromosome V, complete sequence and includes:
- a CDS encoding tRNA ligase, whose translation is MSAPYAPQDVQAVANVVRALDSARKDKKRGGFAIKKTTFDVKGSADGIQVDSWRLQDWDYKRRDLPTYARGLFTTRTRRNEPEIAVRGYDKFFNVNEVHETKWENIFTRTQGPYELTLKENGCIIFIAGLEDDTLIVCSKHSTGDRDDIQVSHASAGEKRLEQQLAAVGKTKADLARELRKRNVTAVAELCDDQFEEHILAYGPDKAGLYLHGINLNLPEFATYPSRFVQEFADEWAFRKTGLITMDDIHQVKAFLEEVAETGAHDGRDVEGFVIRCKMSHDPSTHPYRDWFFKYKFEEPYLMYRQWRECTKALIAGKQPKFKKHTKITEEYLLYARRRLAADPKLGKEYNNNHGIIALRDDFLKFKNINGADAANMGELDPLVMTEVTRDVILCPIATIGCGKTTLAMGLSHLFGWGHVQNDNISGKGRPPRFTKMVLDELKDHPAVIADRNNAQRHERKQIITDVKLQHSSAKLVCMNFKHDEESIDEIRRITQERIIARGDNHQTIHAASDKEKFIGVMEGFINRYEACNPHSRPDDGFDAVIDLDPTASSRQNLETLVTQLHKLFPNLVKEIPSAAAFDAAMDYALGYKPDFRHDIPDRGKKSYPQQQKPKVQKPRKMEYMAVGISTQEVNNALEQAFKATPPTTSRLYTQLKQTRRIQPKFHVTLLHKAGSKEHPELWQRYAALQKEAEAAGDPEGKVGECDVMLERAVFDDRIMAIVVRLADQNDQWQCVNRVAHITVGTRDDSVKPKESNDLLGRWLEVGSSLETKIGEVVFEERPTLKGTVAPVLSKF
- a CDS encoding ribonuclease P 40kDa subunit — protein: MFPAAAPSIYQSPKCFVSYGTMGYLDTKQAPRKGKPWTAVMSLDFIHKVDLILPSEAYDAACQQLSNAQNAPRYSKVVMSLGDILQGDFFTEYIKKGDIMMLSEGQTAVSTLFTLREGILTMFVDKETYERAGLVGKPYGAKGGRGSKPRWVVTYNLRDPSMLRGHKGYDRLIYACKSVFTQPMTWLFCNSTTQTPNPDPLQKFSPTACTSTSNISQDIAVLQPSLDVDPEVLSENDRESLEYFATEVYEWLSLIRLGSSRVEPRDSIDPYLSRYSVPGDDPKESKVCKLSWEGFMSAQWLRGLLMDVLVACPSRAWVSLSATSFSRSVSGNSDDLTILRPPSAAGRYLMWETKSSD
- a CDS encoding S-adenosyl-L-methionine-dependent methyltransferase, producing the protein MDFLIKFAQAHETFRVPEIEALALVEGLDMKIVDYSQDSPFCIVHLDSVESAKRLAKRSILIQSIHELWGKGSTLDVLHESVKTNTSHVWDSYLGKSFKFDVDPYQGTRSAKKRIELINSFRFLGWTGPVKMTNPDNLFTIFEMWPYNSVPLNIPDPTMMYLARHVGNSSRELLVKFDLKKRGYISTTSMDSELALVTANLALAAPGKLFYDPFVGTGSFPIACAHFGALAFGSDIDGRSIRGEGGNKSLKGNFDQYGIGSCLGDVFSADLTNTPIRRHLRTWDGIVCDPPYGVREGLRVLGLRDPEKTPWLIEQGKQHGMHPTYVPPKKPYSFLVMLDDILTFAAETLVDEGRLSFWMPTANDEDQEIPVPSHPYMGVVSVCTQPFNKWSRRLITYRRLPDSQVSQEALEAYTNRQKLTLNGTSADELNPFRRGYFKKFEAEE